The nucleotide window GTGCCCAATTTACGGGTCAATAATATTATGTGGAATTTAGCAGGGCAGGGGGTGGTCAAGATCACTTAACGATTCAAAATATATTGTCCATGATGCAGAGTATCTACACGACACGACACCAAAATTTATTAGGAGGTTTTATCATGCGAAAGTCTTTGGCTCTGGCCCTTGCATGCATGCTGGTCTTTGGTCTAATGAACTTTGCCCAAGCAGAGGCCAACGATTATGAACTCTCGGCCGCGTTGACAGAGGAAGGTCTCGAAGTCAGTCTAACCAACAACACCCAGGAACCAATAACCGTCACCGGTGTGGAGATGGCAGCCAGGGTGGAGCTTGAGAGTCAAGATCCCCTTTCCTGGGGAAGAAACGTCCTGGACGAAAGCGATGAGCTGCTAGGCGGTGAGGAGGAGCTGGTCATCGAACCAGGAGCTACTGAATTAATCGCTCTAATTGCCCCCGGACTCCCTGACACCTGGCGTCCCAACAACGCCGCAGACCACACCCTGGCCCTGAAAACTTGGGTGAGAATTGACGATATATTCCACAACTTAGGGGAAGTAAAAATTGACCTGGAACCGGAACCATTGGGACTGGAACTTGTCCTTGGTTCAAATTCCCCCACCCAGCACATCGATGTTGAAGATGTGGTACTGACGCTAACCAACAATACCGGCGCCTCAATAACCATCAGCGGCCCCGTCGTAGTTCAAGGCATTGACCACTGGAGCCTGGAAGAGGGCAGGGAAAGGGTTCGCCTCGGATTGACTGCGGGAGATACGATGACAATCCCCGCCGGTGAAACAGAAAATATTGCTGTCCTTGAGCCAGGTAGAGATATCAGCTGGCGAAACTTTTGGAGTCCCCAGCTGCAGAACCTCCACGCCTGGATAAATGTAGATGGTGAAGGGCTTTGGTGGGATGAAATAACCCATGTCATCGCAGGTGAGACTTCTGACACAGGGCTTACCGGTGGGGCAAAATTTACCGCCGACAATCTGGACGGAACTGCGACTCTGACTGTTAACGTTGAAGAAGCTACATTCAGTTCAGGCGTAGTCTGGAATGAAAGTGCAGGCAATTGGGAAGAAGCTCACAGCATGGTAATTATCGGTCCCGTCACCGGCATGAGCAAAGAAGACTTCGCGATCCTGAAACCTATAAAGGATGGGGTTGAATTTGGCGAGGTGCTCAGCGTTAGGGAGACAAGCACCCCTGGCACATACGAACTAGTGATTGGTGGCTTTAAAGACGGAGAGCATGATATCTACGTAGAATTGCGGGCGGACGGCGAGTTTATGGGTGTTGCCCAGGCCACCGATGAAGAAGAAGGTCCTGTCTTCACGGTGGAAATATCCTCCACCAAGCCGATTCCCTCAACTCTGAACCCGGAGAGTGGCAAATACGAGGCCAAGCTTGAGTTCCCGGTGGCCAATATCAGTTTCAGCTCTGACAGCCAGCTGACAGCCGAGCTGAGCCTACGCCGCAAGGGGTCTTCCCTCAACCCGGCGCCTGCGGGCGCAGAGCCTGCTGGCATCTTCATGGACATCAATGTCGTCGCTGGTGACTTGGGCGACAGTGAAATCACCCTGGAAGTCAAGTACAGCCTTGATGACATCCCCGTGGGCATGAACGAAAACAACCTTCGACTCTTCCGTTTTAACGAAGACAAAGGGGAATGGGAAGAGCTGCCCGATCAGGAAGTGGATACCGATGCCAAGGTAATCCGTGTGCATCTACAGGGCTTCAGTGAGTTTGGCGTCTTTGAAGTAGAGCAAATTAGCGAAGAAGTACCCCCCACTGAAGAACTGCCTGCAACCGGCGCTCCTGTGCAGACGCTGTTCTACCTGGGAATGCTCCTACTGCTTGGCGGCATTGCCTTGACCGCCCGTAAACAATTTGCTTAAGTGAAGATCTTGCAGCAGCTCGGAAACGGGCTGCTGCTTTTCTGCCCAGAACTTGCCTCCAGGACAGTTCCGAACTTGCCCGCCATTGCCGCAAAAGGCAGGATTTCCCTGTGCAGTCCCGAATAAACAAATTATAAGTTGTGGAAGACACTAGACAGTACAAGATAGGGTCCCGAAAGGGCCCCAGAGGGGGGATAAAAATGTCTAACGCCATTGTCGGCATCGATTTGGGTGGCACTAACGCCCAGGGGGCAGCGCTGGTGAACGGAAAACTCTCGGAAAGCAAAGCGATTCCCACGCGGGCGCGTCAGGGACCGGAGGCAATTATGGATGACCTCGCTGACCTGGCCCATGAACTTGCCGCAGGCGCACCACTGGCTGCCGTCGGCCTGGGCGTGCCGGGACTGCTGGATTTGGAGCGGGGAGTGTGCGTCTTTTCCGGCAACCTTAACTGGAGGGAATTCCCCATCGTGGAGAAACTGGAACAGCGCCTGGGGGCGTCGGTGTTCATCGACAATGATGTGCGGGTGGCGGCCTTGGGCGAACTCAGCCAGGGCAAAGCCCAGGGCTGCCGAGATTTCATATACCTGACGGTGGGCACCGGCATCGGCTCCGGCATCTTTATTGACGGGCGTCTGCTCCGGGGCCCCCGCTGGTCCGCCGGCGAAGTCGGACACATGGTTCTAAATCCCCACGGGCCGGACTGCACCTGCGGCAGTCGCGGCTGCCTGGAAGCGCTAGCCGCAGCGCCGGCGATTGCCCGGGATGGGCGCAAAGCCGCCGCCCGGTATCCTGAGAGCCTGCTCAATGAAATGTCTGCCGGCGACCCCAATCGCATCGATGCCGCCCTGGTCTCCCGGGCCACAGACGCAGGCGATGCCATCGCTAGGCAGGTATTCGCCGAAGCCATGGACTGGCTGGGCATCGGCATTGCCAACCTGGTGAACATATTTAATCCGGAGCTGGTAGTAATTGGCGGCGGCGTCTCCCTGGCCGGTGAAAAACTATTAACGCCCGTCGGCGCCAAGATTGAGCAATATTCAATGCCCGTCCAAAAACAGAACGTGCGTCTGGAACTCTCGGCTCTGGCCGACAAAGCCGGCGTTTACGGCGCCCTAGAATTGGCCACCCGCCAAACGACTGACAAGGAGTGAACCCAATTGACAATTCTCGATAATCCCGCCCGGCTGCGGGAACTGGACTCGATGGACTCTATAAAAACCACGGAAAACTACCACCTACAATTTACCGAGGGCCTAGACCTGGCCACCAAGTTTACATTGCCGGCAGCTTACCGGCGCCCCTGGCAGCAGATTCTTATCCTGGGCACCGGCGGCGGTTCTTCAATCGCCGGCGCCCTCTTAAACAGTCTCTTCATTGACCACCTTAAACAACCGGTTATCGTCAATCAGGGCTATAACGCACCCGCTTTTGTGAACGAGGACACTTTAGTGATCGCCCTTTCCCACTCGGGCAATACCGAGGAAATTCTCTCCGCCCTGGGCCAGGCCTGCCACCTGGGGGGCAAACCGCTGGCAATCACAGCCGGCGGCGCCCTGGCCGATATTTGCCAGGCAGAGAGTTTTCCCCACCTGATTGTCCCCCGGGACATCGGCCATCCGCGCCGGAACCTGGGCTATATCGTTGTACCCCTGGTACTGGCCCTGGCGCAACTGGGCCTGGTGCCGGATATCAGCGCCGATATCCGGGAAACAATCACCGCCATGGAGTCCTGGGGCCAGCAATGGGGCGCCAACACTCCCCTGGCAGACAATCAGGCCAAACAGCTGGCCCAAGCCATCAAGGGTCACATCCCACTGGTCTACGGCTCCAGCGATCACCTGGGGGCCGTGGCTTGGCGCTGGAAGAACCAGTTTGGCGAAAACAGCAAGCTGATGGCCTTTTACAACCTGATTCCCCACCTGCATCATGATGAAGCCGTGGGCTGGGACATGGAACCACAGCTCCTGAACAAGTTAATGCTGATAATGCTCCGAGATAATATCCTGGACTCGCCCAAGGTTCAGAAACGCAAGCAGATTAGCGCCGAAATGCTCAGCACACGCATGGGGGGAGTCCGGGAGGTCTGGGCCCAGGGCGAGTCCCGCTTTGCCCGACTCTTTTCCCTTATCCACCTGGGAGACTTCGTCAGCCTTTATGCCGCCCTGATTCGGGAGATTGACCCTACCCCGGTGGAGATCATCAACCTGTTTAAGGAGAAAATGGGGCAGTAATTCTGTAAGATTATAGTCCAAAATCAGGCACAGGGAGGGATAAGCTTGAAAATTTCCGACGCCCAGTTAAGCATCTGCCTGGGCAACCGGGAGGAGTGTTACAACTTCACAGGACCTCAGTTTAGCAACCGCATGTTCTCAATCACCCACAGTCAGGGACAACTCCAGAACGGCCGCCTTGTCTCCCTCCAGTTGGAGGCCCAGAAACCCTTGCGCCTGACCAGCTTCTCAATGACATTGGAACCGGACATCGATCCCGCGGCTCGGATGCTGGTCAACGGCTACCAAACCTGGACCCAGACCCGGGAAGTGACTGGCAATCAGCGTCTGGGGCGACTATTCTTTCCTGCGCGGCCGCTGCTGGCGCCCTATGGCGATTACCATTTTGTCAAGCCCCGGGGCCGGGGGCGCTTTCACTCCTGGTCCTGGGTCGGTTTCAATAATGAAGGGAACTGGCTGCTGGTGGGTTCCTGTGATGAAAGTGCCGGGTTTACGAAATTCACTTATGACTACCATACCCGTAAACTGATGATCTCCTGCGACTGCCAGGGTCTCCGCAGCCAAGGGGCGACCCTGCTCAAGCTCTACATAGGCCGCGGTGAAGAACAGACAATCTGGGACGAGTACAGCAGCCTGCTGCCTCCGGCCCACCGCCGGCTCAACCCAAAAACCATCGGCTGGACAAGCTGGTATAATTACTACACAAAAATCGACCAGGGCATAATCCGCCAGAATCTGCGTGCCCTGTCCGAGAGCGGCCTGCCCCTGGATGTGTTTCAGATTGATGATGGCTGGCAACAGAAAATTGGCGACTGGCTCCACGTCAACCACAAATTCCCCGCGGGCATGGACACCTTGGCCCGGGAAATTCGGGCCACCGGGCTGCGGCCCGGCCTCTGGCTGGCGCCATTTATCTGTGAAAAGAACTCGGAACTGTGGAAGAAGAATTACGACTGGGTCCTCAAAGACCGCCAGGGACGCCCGGTGCGGGCAGGCTGGAACCCCGGCTGGTCAGGCTGGTTTTATGCCCTGGACTTCTATGCGCCCGGTTTTCAAACCTGGCTCCGGGAAGTTTTCCGCACCGTGTTCAAAGACTGGGGTTACCAGCTGGTCAAATTGGACTTCCTTTATGCCGTCTCCCTTCACCCCCATCACAACAAAAGTCGGGGGCAGATAATGTGCGAAGCCATGGACTTCCTGGACAATATCTGCGGTGAAAACAAGATTCTCGCCTGCGGGGTGCCCCTGGGCGCGGCGGCCGGCAAGGTCGATTACTGTCGCATCGGCAGTGATGTCGCTCCCTATTGGGAAGACAAATTTCTCGCCTCCATTAACTACCGGGAGCGTGTGTCTACCGTAAACTCTTTGCTCAGCACCTTGCACCGGCAAATGCTGGATCGGCGCTTTTTCCGCAACGATCCCGATGTCTTTATCCTCCGGGACGGTAAACTTGCAATAAACGAGAACAAGCTCACCCCGGATCAACGCTATACTTTATTCCTGGTCAACAACCTACTGGGCGGGCTGGTGTTTTTCTCCGAAGACATCACCAGCTACACTCCGGAGCAGCGAGAACTGCTCAGCGAAATGTTCCCGGCTCTGGAAACGACCGTTACCCGGTTCGAAAACAGCAATAATCTCTACACAGTCCACTTCCAGGCAGGCGAGGACCAGTATATTGCCCTGGTCAATCTTAACGACAGCGCCGAATCCATCACCCTGCCAGAGGGGGCATGGTTTCACCCCGAATACTTTGTCTGCCGGCAAAAAATTAAACTGCGTCCCCATCAGTCTATCTGTCTGCGGCGGCTAGCGCCCCACCCGGACCGCCCCTGGCTGCTGGGCAGCTCCGGCCACCTCTGGCCCGGGGCCCAAGTGAAGCCGTTGGAGCCGACAGTGGATGGTTGGCGTCTGGAACTTGTAGCCCATGCCGCGCCCCATACCCGGGTCTGGCTAGGCACCGCCGATTCCCAGCCGGTAATTATCAATGGCGAGGAATATACCCCCGCCACCCGTGACGGCTATAATTACATTATTGTCTGAGGAGGCAAAAGCTATGGAAGCAAGCGCGACTCCAGCCCGCATGAGCATGCGGGATAAAGTCACCCTGCTGATTCTCGTGCTGATGTCAGTCTTTCTCTTTGCCGACCAAAACCATCTTCGGCGTTGGCGCCACCATTGGCGGTATCGCCGGCGCTTGGCTGGGACAGATTCTCTACCGCAAAGATCCGCGGAAGTTGCCCCTGCTCTGCGGCGCGGCAGTGCTCATCGGCATCGTCCCCACCTTGATTATGCTCAACCTCACCTGGCCCACCGACCCCTGTCCATATCATCCTGCCGGTGCTCTTCGGTCTGGTGGCCGGCGCCCTGATCTCGGTGGCCGGGCCGAATATCAAGGCGATTCTCCTCAATGTCAATGCCCCGGAGCACCGGGGGACGGTCTTTGCCCTCCACAACCTCTTTGACGGCATCGGCCGCGGCGTCGGCATCCTCATCGGCGGCTTCATGATCGCCGCCTTGGGCTATCCCTTCACCATCTACTTTTCCGCCCTGATGTGGATCCCCTGCGGACTGCTCTACCTAGCAATTTACTGGACAATCAACAAAGACCTCAACTACCTAGATAACTACCTGAACAATAAAAAGGCCGAACTCAGCGAGCGCTCGGCCTAGAACCAAATTGCCGCCAGCAGGCGGCCTTTTTTTGCCCAGGCTGTTCCGCTTGTTACCTATTTCATAAGCCAGGCCTGGCATGATAAAGTCTTTTTCCCGACTCTGGTAAATACCGGAGCTGAGCTATCGATTGCTCGTGAAACCTTTAACCGTTTAGGGCAAAAAAGGATTCGTGCCGGCGAAGAGAGAAGTAGTTATTTCACCATAAATTATAACCGGTGCCAGCTTAGGTACGGGACAAGTGTAACCAATCCTGCATACCTGATCGCACCGACAACAGGAGGTCCGCAATTGCTAGCGATTGATCGTATTCGCCAGGACATCGAAGCCCTCAGCAAATTCAATTCCACACCAGAGCAAGGCTGCACAAGGTTCAGCTACAGTCGGGAAGATTGGCAAGCCAGAGATTATCTGCTCCGCCAATTTGAACAATTAAACCTGAGTGTCACCACCGACGGAGTCGGCAATATCCGGGCACGACGCAACGGGATCAAGCCGGAACTCCCACCAGTATTGATTGGCTCCCATATAGATACCGTCCACCATGGTGGCAAATTTGACGGCGTGCTGGGGGTGGTGTCTGGTCTGGAGGCGCTGCGGGTTATATGCGCTGCGAACACTAGCCATACCCACCCGATTGAGCTGGTTATCTTCGCCGAAGAGGAAGGCTCCAATTTCACTTCCCTGGCCGGCAGCAAAGCGCTAGTGGGAGCGTTGGATGTCGAAGACCTAAAGCGACTGGTCAATTCCCAGGGTGTTTCAATGTATCAAGCAGCAAAGGATTTTGGACTCGACCCAGACTCGATGCACCGGCATGTAATCAGTCCAGGTGCGGTTAAAGCGATGCTGGAGTTGCATATCGAACAATCGGTGGTATTGGAAACCGAGGGCATTCCAGTGGGTATAGTCGAAAATGTCGCCGGCGGTAGATGGCTGGGAGTCACCCTCAAGGGCGTGGCGAACCACGCCGGAGCTACCCCGATGCCGTACCGCAAAGACCCCATGGCCGGGGCGGCAGAGATTATCAGTCAGGTCGGCACTATCGTGGCCGCCCAGGGCACGGATACAACCGTTGCAACTGTCGGCAAAATTGAGTGTTCTCCCAACGCGCCCAACGTCATCCCCGGAGAGGTGTTCTTCACCTTCGATGTCCGGGACATTAACACTGCCGGTATGGAAAATGTCTGCTCCGCCCTGATTAGAACGGTCAAGACAGTGGCCGAATCCAATGGTCTCAGGGCAGAAATCCAAGTTATGGGCGAAACCCTACCTGTCCGCCTCTCGCCCTTTGTCAGCAGCGAACTGGAAGCGGCCGCTACCGGGCTGGGCTTGCAACACAAACGGATGAACAGCGGCGCTTTGCACGACGCCTGCATTATGGCCGGCGTCACCGATGTGGGAATGATCTTTGTCCCCAGCGTCGGCGGCCGCAGCCATGCCCCCGAAGAGGATACCCGCTACCAAGATATAGAGGCAGGCGCCAAGCTGTTGCTGGCTGCCCTGCTCCGCCTGGCGGCAGCATAGCCCACGAGGTGCCCAACCCGGGCGCCTTTTTTATCCAGGCGAACCTTATGTTGCACACAACCCCGGGATAATAATATAATAGATTTAATCTACGGGGGGTGTATTTTTGACAGAAAAAGCAGTTGTT belongs to Bacillota bacterium and includes:
- a CDS encoding ROK family protein; its protein translation is MSNAIVGIDLGGTNAQGAALVNGKLSESKAIPTRARQGPEAIMDDLADLAHELAAGAPLAAVGLGVPGLLDLERGVCVFSGNLNWREFPIVEKLEQRLGASVFIDNDVRVAALGELSQGKAQGCRDFIYLTVGTGIGSGIFIDGRLLRGPRWSAGEVGHMVLNPHGPDCTCGSRGCLEALAAAPAIARDGRKAAARYPESLLNEMSAGDPNRIDAALVSRATDAGDAIARQVFAEAMDWLGIGIANLVNIFNPELVVIGGGVSLAGEKLLTPVGAKIEQYSMPVQKQNVRLELSALADKAGVYGALELATRQTTDKE
- a CDS encoding bifunctional phosphoglucose/phosphomannose isomerase — protein: MTILDNPARLRELDSMDSIKTTENYHLQFTEGLDLATKFTLPAAYRRPWQQILILGTGGGSSIAGALLNSLFIDHLKQPVIVNQGYNAPAFVNEDTLVIALSHSGNTEEILSALGQACHLGGKPLAITAGGALADICQAESFPHLIVPRDIGHPRRNLGYIVVPLVLALAQLGLVPDISADIRETITAMESWGQQWGANTPLADNQAKQLAQAIKGHIPLVYGSSDHLGAVAWRWKNQFGENSKLMAFYNLIPHLHHDEAVGWDMEPQLLNKLMLIMLRDNILDSPKVQKRKQISAEMLSTRMGGVREVWAQGESRFARLFSLIHLGDFVSLYAALIREIDPTPVEIINLFKEKMGQ
- a CDS encoding alpha-galactosidase, which gives rise to MKISDAQLSICLGNREECYNFTGPQFSNRMFSITHSQGQLQNGRLVSLQLEAQKPLRLTSFSMTLEPDIDPAARMLVNGYQTWTQTREVTGNQRLGRLFFPARPLLAPYGDYHFVKPRGRGRFHSWSWVGFNNEGNWLLVGSCDESAGFTKFTYDYHTRKLMISCDCQGLRSQGATLLKLYIGRGEEQTIWDEYSSLLPPAHRRLNPKTIGWTSWYNYYTKIDQGIIRQNLRALSESGLPLDVFQIDDGWQQKIGDWLHVNHKFPAGMDTLAREIRATGLRPGLWLAPFICEKNSELWKKNYDWVLKDRQGRPVRAGWNPGWSGWFYALDFYAPGFQTWLREVFRTVFKDWGYQLVKLDFLYAVSLHPHHNKSRGQIMCEAMDFLDNICGENKILACGVPLGAAAGKVDYCRIGSDVAPYWEDKFLASINYRERVSTVNSLLSTLHRQMLDRRFFRNDPDVFILRDGKLAINENKLTPDQRYTLFLVNNLLGGLVFFSEDITSYTPEQRELLSEMFPALETTVTRFENSNNLYTVHFQAGEDQYIALVNLNDSAESITLPEGAWFHPEYFVCRQKIKLRPHQSICLRRLAPHPDRPWLLGSSGHLWPGAQVKPLEPTVDGWRLELVAHAAPHTRVWLGTADSQPVIINGEEYTPATRDGYNYIIV
- a CDS encoding MFS transporter, with amino-acid sequence MILPVLFGLVAGALISVAGPNIKAILLNVNAPEHRGTVFALHNLFDGIGRGVGILIGGFMIAALGYPFTIYFSALMWIPCGLLYLAIYWTINKDLNYLDNYLNNKKAELSERSA
- a CDS encoding Zn-dependent hydrolase, which translates into the protein MLAIDRIRQDIEALSKFNSTPEQGCTRFSYSREDWQARDYLLRQFEQLNLSVTTDGVGNIRARRNGIKPELPPVLIGSHIDTVHHGGKFDGVLGVVSGLEALRVICAANTSHTHPIELVIFAEEEGSNFTSLAGSKALVGALDVEDLKRLVNSQGVSMYQAAKDFGLDPDSMHRHVISPGAVKAMLELHIEQSVVLETEGIPVGIVENVAGGRWLGVTLKGVANHAGATPMPYRKDPMAGAAEIISQVGTIVAAQGTDTTVATVGKIECSPNAPNVIPGEVFFTFDVRDINTAGMENVCSALIRTVKTVAESNGLRAEIQVMGETLPVRLSPFVSSELEAAATGLGLQHKRMNSGALHDACIMAGVTDVGMIFVPSVGGRSHAPEEDTRYQDIEAGAKLLLAALLRLAAA